One window of Thermocoleostomius sinensis A174 genomic DNA carries:
- a CDS encoding GNAT family N-acetyltransferase, protein MIIRTATLTDIPSMLPLVAKTCAFHQALDPAKYGFLPNPEQRYMSWLDQLMKNSRHVCLVAEDSIGSDPVLVALLIATVEREIPIYRVKEYGFIHDLWVEEAYRHRGVARQLIQRAIEHFRQVGVEQVRLDTAANNEIARKLFTTCGFRVSMVEMLIEL, encoded by the coding sequence ATGATCATTCGTACTGCAACACTGACTGATATTCCATCCATGCTGCCCCTCGTTGCCAAAACATGTGCTTTCCACCAAGCCCTAGATCCAGCCAAGTATGGCTTTTTACCAAATCCAGAGCAACGCTACATGTCCTGGCTAGATCAATTAATGAAAAATTCGCGCCATGTATGTTTGGTGGCTGAAGATTCGATCGGCTCTGACCCGGTTCTTGTCGCGCTGTTGATTGCCACAGTAGAACGCGAAATTCCCATTTATCGAGTCAAGGAATATGGCTTTATTCATGATCTTTGGGTAGAGGAAGCCTATCGTCACCGAGGAGTAGCTCGGCAATTGATACAGCGGGCGATCGAACACTTTCGACAGGTAGGGGTTGAGCAGGTTCGACTGGATACTGCTGCCAACAACGAAATCGCTCGCAAGTTGTTTACCACCTGCGGCTTCCGGGTCAGCATGGTGGAAATGCTGATCGAGCTATAG